The Desulfovibrio piger DNA segment CTCATTGCGCCCATCATCGGGGCCTGTATCGGCGGCTGGATCTACAAGCGCATCATCGTGGTGGCCCTGGATCGCAACGCGGCCGCCGAGGACAAGGCCTAAAGGCCCTGAACGGAGGGGCCGATGGACAGGTGACACGTTCTGCGGTTATCCTGTCACGCAGGCCGGTGCCTGCCGGTCCCCTTTGAACATCACTGGAGAAAAAAGCTATGCAAGGCAAATATATCGTTGCCCTGGACCAGGGTACCACCAGTTCCCGCACCGTCGTGCTGGATCAGGACGTCAACATCGTGGCTGTGGTGCAGCGCGAGTTCCCCCAGATCTACCCCCGTCCGGGCTGGGTGGAGCATGATCCCCGCCAGATCTGGGCCACCCAGAGCTCCACGCTGACCGAAGCCCTGGCCAGCGTGGGCATCTCTTCGGACGAAGTGGCGGCCATCGGCATCACCAACCAGCGCGAGACCACGGTGGTCTGGGAAAAGGATACGGGCAAGCCCGTGTACAATGCCATCGTCTGGCAGTGCCGCCGTACCGCGCAGATCTGCGACGAGCTGCGCAAGAACGAAGGCTTTGAGGAATACGTGCGGGAAAATACCGGCCTGCTGCTGGACCCCTATTTCTCCGGCACCAAGATCAAGTGGATCCTGGACAATGTGCCCGGCGCCCGTGAAAAGGCGGAGAAGGGGCAGCTGCTGTTCGGCACCATCGACACCTGGCTGATCTGGAACATGACCCAGGGCCGCGTGCACGTGACCGACTATACCAATGCCTCGCGCACCATGCTGTTCAATATCCACAAGCTGGAGTGGGACGAGCACATCCTCTCCATGCTGGGCATCCCGCGCTCCATGCTACCCGAAGTCAAGCCTTCGTCCACGGTCTACGGCCAGACCAACATCGGCGGCAAGGGCGGTACGCGCATCCCCATCGCGGGCATCGCCGGTGACCAGCAGGCGGCCCTGTTCGGGCATCTGTGCGTGGAAAACGGCATGGCCAAGAATACCTACGGCACCGGCTGCTTCATGCTCATGAACACCGGCAAGACCGCTGTCAGCTCCAAGAACGGCCTCATCACCACTCTTGCCTGCGGTCCCCGTGGCGAAGCCTGCTACGCCCTGGAAGGTTCCATCTTCGTGGGCGGTTCCGCCATCCAGTGGCTGCGGGACGAGCTGAAGATCGTCAACGATGCCCGTGATACGGAATACTTCGCCAACAAGGCGGAGACCTCCAACGATGTCTATGTGATCCCGGCCTTCACCGGTCTGGGCGCTCCCTACTGGGATCCCTATGCCCGCGGCGCCATCGTGGGCCTGACCCGCGGCACCAACGCCAGCCACATCATCCGCGCCACGCTGGAATCCATCGCCTACCAGAGCAAGGACGTCATCGAAGCCATGCAGGCGGATTCCGGCATCCCGCTGCAGGCCCTGCGTGTGGACGGCGGTGCCAGCGCCAACAACTTCCTGATGCAGTTCCAGTCCGACATCCTGGGCGTCAATGTGGAACGTCCCGCCACGCTGGAAGTGACGGCCCTGGGTGCTGCTTTCCTGGCCGGTCTGGCCGTGGGGTACTGGAACGGCCTGGACGACGTGCGCAACCGCCTGCACATCGAACGTGTTTTTGAGCCTTCCGCGGACAAGGAAAAGCAGGTGCAGCGTTACAAGGGCTGGAAAAAGGCCGTGTCCCGCGCCCTGCAGTGGATCGACGTGGAAGACTAGGTACAGCCTAGGACAAGATTTGTGATGCGCGGTGACCGCCGCGTTGACAGGAGGAAGGGAAGCCCCGGCTTTCCTTCCTCTTCGTTTTATGGGGGGCAGCCTGTCGGGGCTCGACGCGAAGTGGCAGGGCACAGCTATGTGCGTGTGTTCGACCGGCAGTGGCAGGTCAGGTAAACAGGGCAGAGGAGGAGGGCCACTTCCGGTTGGCATATGATGCCCCAGGGCAACCTGATGTCCGTTTGTCGCGCCGGATCGCCACAGGGGGGTGCAGGGTATGGTAGAGGAGTCCCGTGGCGGGAAAGCGGATCGAAGCGGGACAGGGGTACAGAAGGCTCACAGCGGGGAAAAAGAACGATGGCCGTCCGCATCGGGAGGACTGGAGAGGCGAAAGGAAAGACCGTGCGGCCGGTCCAGATGCATGCAAGATGACGCAGGCAGGCTGCAAAGGCTGACCGGGGATAACGTCAGGCCTCTGATGCGGCCCGCCCAAAGGAGGGAGGAAGCGCAGGGTGGCAGTACGCAAAGAGGAGCATGAAAGCGCATCCGGCAGGGGCGTCCGCAGTCAGGCAGAAGCTATGCGCATAAAAAAAGCCCTTGCAGTTTCCTGCAAGGGCGAAATATGGTGGGCCATCAGGGACTCGAACCCCGAACCAACTGATTAAGAGTCAGCTGCTCTACCAATTGAGCTAATGACCCATGATGTCCGCAAAAGGCGGTTGATATCTTGTGGTGGGCCATCAGGGACTCGAACCCCGAACCAACTGATTAAGAGTCAGCTGCTCTACCAATTGAGCTAATGACCCACGATATCCGCAAAAAGCGGTTGGTATCATGGTGGTGGGCCATCAGGGACTCGAACCCCGAACCAACTGATTAAGAGTCAGCTGCTCTACCAATTGAGCTAATGACCCACAAGCGTGGAAACATATGCGATTGTTAGGATGGTGGGCCATCAGGGACTCGAACCCCGAACCAACTGATTAAGAGTCAGCTGCTCTACCAATTGAGCTAATGACCCATCCGCGAAAAAGAGACCTACTCTTTTGCGGCCTCTCTGTCAACACTTTTAAAAGAAAAAAAAAGATTTTATAGTGCCTTCCCAGAGGTATTTGATGAAAAAAACACGGAACTTTGCTGCCCTGATTGGGGTGCTTGTTTTATTTTTGTTTATATTCCAAATAGATACGAGAGAGTCCGCTGCGGCGGACATCGTATCCGTGCAGCCGCATTTTGCTGAAGGCCCTGACGGCATCGTTATGGCTGTGGAGATGGCATTCCCGCAAGGTTACCATGCCTATGCCCATGAATCCGGAGATGCCGGACGCCCGACCACGCTTTCCATCCGTCTGGATGACGGCAGCGGTCTGCCCGTCTGGTATCCGCAGGGCTTCATGCAGCGGGATCTGTTCGATCCTGATGCGACCGTCTACGTTTACGAAAGCCCCACGACCCTGTTCGTCCTTTTGCCGCACGAGGCCCGGCATCGCGGCTTTGAGGCTGTCCTGAGCATGCTGCTCTG contains these protein-coding regions:
- the glpK gene encoding glycerol kinase GlpK is translated as MQGKYIVALDQGTTSSRTVVLDQDVNIVAVVQREFPQIYPRPGWVEHDPRQIWATQSSTLTEALASVGISSDEVAAIGITNQRETTVVWEKDTGKPVYNAIVWQCRRTAQICDELRKNEGFEEYVRENTGLLLDPYFSGTKIKWILDNVPGAREKAEKGQLLFGTIDTWLIWNMTQGRVHVTDYTNASRTMLFNIHKLEWDEHILSMLGIPRSMLPEVKPSSTVYGQTNIGGKGGTRIPIAGIAGDQQAALFGHLCVENGMAKNTYGTGCFMLMNTGKTAVSSKNGLITTLACGPRGEACYALEGSIFVGGSAIQWLRDELKIVNDARDTEYFANKAETSNDVYVIPAFTGLGAPYWDPYARGAIVGLTRGTNASHIIRATLESIAYQSKDVIEAMQADSGIPLQALRVDGGASANNFLMQFQSDILGVNVERPATLEVTALGAAFLAGLAVGYWNGLDDVRNRLHIERVFEPSADKEKQVQRYKGWKKAVSRALQWIDVED